A genomic stretch from Achromobacter spanius includes:
- a CDS encoding DUF2946 domain-containing protein, whose protein sequence is MCFATFLTRPNLWIALAAILWASLAPSLAHALSLSPDGHHFHRISVEYCVSEGEASGTLTLEVPHNDSHDDSHSSKADDAHGDHHCPLCRNPQADVSILPAPVPVVPAPVGRAITYPPLFFLAENSLHAWSAVQPRAPPAN, encoded by the coding sequence ATGTGCTTCGCTACTTTCCTGACCCGCCCCAACCTGTGGATCGCGCTTGCCGCGATCCTGTGGGCGTCGTTGGCGCCGTCGCTAGCCCATGCCTTGAGCCTGTCGCCTGACGGCCATCACTTCCATCGCATCAGCGTTGAATACTGCGTCAGCGAAGGTGAAGCCAGCGGCACCCTGACGCTGGAAGTGCCACACAACGACTCGCACGACGACTCGCACAGCAGCAAGGCCGATGACGCCCATGGCGATCATCATTGCCCGCTGTGCCGCAACCCCCAAGCCGACGTGAGCATCCTGCCCGCGCCCGTGCCCGTGGTGCCCGCCCCCGTGGGCCGCGCCATCACCTACCCGCCGCTGTTCTTCCTGGCGGAAAACTCCCTTCATGCCTGGAGCGCGGTACAGCCGCGCGCACCGCCCGCAAACTAA